One Littorina saxatilis isolate snail1 linkage group LG1, US_GU_Lsax_2.0, whole genome shotgun sequence genomic window carries:
- the LOC138950905 gene encoding uncharacterized protein: MHSKRHYACTTGDNLSKAEQKPKAAHDTCEEEVEEEEDGPVPGPSGSAAPAIIMPPLWQIVLRVEVFPSWTTSDPKDTVFTRRVYLYSAFVALHRAPSTGSYVDIVAFQEGRQLLGLKCCAKIPGQAPSLGGEAVIDFPAMSLKHDPASKDLSVFALVFRCQFPLTASQLGAGHVTLSPTSCPEDERVYLPVGLPVKKPGELALCGKVAYGHELDPRKLVEWFEMQRLLGVDKILIYDLNNNKTVRKIFGHYRETGLLDPLPYKLPGRNWGRVMTSKNCFNDRVLSIWDCRLRLAGYDYVMGIDMDEVILPRKALSLKPFFNEQFSKHGQTASLFFNVQFFVEEWGPVNSTAPLIFLQYLNSTSPRRERYKYVYIPSRTHQLQTHTVFSYPGHSGMIFLDPNLATIFHFRKCPREWKSCNPPRITDNNMLRFQDELVPRVQAAMKRVEL, encoded by the exons ATGCACTCCAAACGTCATTACGCCTGTaccacgggggataacctgtcaaaggccgaacagaagccgaaggccgctcatgacacgtgtgaag AGGAggtggaggaagaagaagatggaCCTGTGCCAGGTCCATCCGGATCCGCTGCTCCGGCCATAATCATGCCACCATTGTGGCAAATC GTGTTGCGTGTGGAGGTGTTCCCTTCATGGACGACGTCAGACCCAAAGGACACGGTCTTCACCCGTCGTGTCTACCTCTACTCCGCCTTCGTCGCTCTGCACAGGGCGCCGTCTACCGGCAGTTACGTAGACATCGTCGCTTTCCAGGAAGGAAGACAACTCCTTGGCTTGAAGTGCTGCGCAAAGATTCCTGGCCAGGCACCCTCCCTAGGGGGAGAAGCTGTGATCGACTTCCCGGCCATGAGCCTAAAACATGACCCCGCCTCCAAAGACCTCAGTGTCTTCGCATTGGTTTTCCGCTGCCAATTCCCGCTCACCGCGTCGCAGCTGGGCGCAGGTCACGTGACTCTTTCTCCTACGTCATGTCCGGAAGATGAGCGTGTCTATTTGCCTGTGGGTCTGCCAGTAAAGAAACCGGGGGAATTGGCTCTCTGTGGTAAGGTGGCCTACGGTCACGAACTGGATCCTCGTAAACTGGTGGAGTGGTTTGAGATGCAACGGCTTCTTGGAGTGGACAAGATTCTCATTTATGacttgaacaacaacaaaactgttCGCAAGATATTCGGCCACTACCGAGAGACTGGCCTTCTTGATCCTCTTCCATATAAGTTGCCAG GCAGGAATTGGGGTCGGGTCATGACTTCGAAGAACTGCTTTAACGATCGAGTCTTGTCGATATGGGATTGTCGGCTACGCCTGGCTGGTTATGATTACGTCATGGGCATTGACATGGATGAAGTCATTCTGCCCAGGAAAGCACTGAGCTTAAAACCCTTCTTCAAC gaacaattttcaaagcatGGCCAGACAGCATCCCTATTCTTCAACGTCCAGTTTTTCGTGGAGGAGTGGGGCCCAGTGAATTCCACAGCGCCCCTCATTTTCCTTCAGTATCTCAACAGCACCAGCCCGCGCAGGGAACGCTACAAATATGTCTACATACCATCCAGGACTCATCAGCTACAGACACATACAGTTTTCAGCTATCCTGGACACAGTGG GATGATCTTTCTGGATCCCAATTTGGCCACCATCTTTCACTTCAGAAAGTGTCCTCGGGAGTGGAAGTCGTGCAACCCGCCACGCATCACTGACAACAACATGCTGAGGTTCCAGGATGAGCTCGTACCCAGGGTGCAGGCGGCCATGAAACGGGTGGAACTGTAA